One Phaseolus vulgaris cultivar G19833 chromosome 11, P. vulgaris v2.0, whole genome shotgun sequence genomic window carries:
- the LOC137825968 gene encoding LOW QUALITY PROTEIN: disease resistance protein RPP13-like (The sequence of the model RefSeq protein was modified relative to this genomic sequence to represent the inferred CDS: substituted 2 bases at 2 genomic stop codons): MADSVVTFVLDHLSELVAREANLLYGVEDRIQSLQNELQMINDLLNTSKSKKGIENTVVNQIRDVAHLAEDVIDTFVAKVAIYKRRTILGRMLRGFGQARLLHHVADKIDKIKTTLNEIRDNKDKYDAFKESNNQSAEEEEKEKERVQSLHELRRNVEEEGVVGFVHDSKVVIKRLLGGGSKRNVVSIIGMGGLGKTTLARKVYNNSQVEQHFTCRAWVYVSNECRVRELLLGLLKHLMPNFEQQCKDKKKGKKSTRASSNLSEEELKKLVRNKLESRRYLVVVDDLWKRQDWDEVQDAFPDNNRGSRILITSRLKEVALHTSHDLPYYLQFLSEEESWELFCRKVFRGEDYPSDLEALGKQMVQSCRGLPLSIIVLAGLLTYKEKSYREWSKVVGHVNWYLTQDETQVKDIVLKLSYDNLPRRLKPCFLYLGIFPEDIEIPVMPLLQKWVAEGFIQDTGNRDPDDVAEDYLYELIDRSLVQVAKLETNGGLKMCQVHDLLRDLCISESKKDKVFEVSTDNKILIPTKARRLSIHSKMDHYISSSNNDHSCISSLFFLGPIYYVRETDWKWLSKGFKLVRVLEFGLSGCDKIPSNLGNFINLRYLRIEIEYLMFVPTSILNLWNLQTIDLGPSRRDFPISFPVQIWKLKHLRHLNTQXPIELXGRDSGTDEKMWNLQTISSLILNRQGISLIRKGTFPNLKRIGLRLAFGCEGELPKLLQSLQQLSHLNKLEIFLRDKIDRSVEKSVDESVERNNGFKKQELLQNLGQLNCLSVLSIVNALDLLTHEIAFPPNITELTLSEIDCITDEGMNGLENHTKLKILRLSGNVFYDRDSFDLNCVGGSFPQLEVFEMEFLKLEKWKLDNGAMSRLQRVIINDCERLDDLPHELWSLSGLRKVQVMKPSEKMANMLRNLEINDGIQIVTEDRQPQMEWMDSLDSIDLAILNMNYTSETEEIYYSE, encoded by the coding sequence ATGGCAGACAGTGTAGTTACCTTTGTTTTGGATCATTTATCTGAGCTTGTGGCACGCGAAGCTAACTTGCTGTATGGCGTGGAGGACAGGATCCAGTCCCTCCAGAACGAGCTTCAAATGATCAACGACCTCCTCAATACCTCAAAGAGCAAGAAGGGAATTGAAAATACAGTGGTGAACCAAATCAGAGATGTGGCCCACCTAGCTGAGGATGTCATCGACACTTTCGTAGCCAAAGTTGCCATTTACAAGAGGAGAACCATACTGGGGAGGATGCTCCGTGGCTTTGGCCAAGCAAGGTTGCTTCACCACGTAGCCGACAAAATAGACAAGATCAAAACCACTCTCAACGAAATACGCGACAACAAGGACAAATATGATGCTTTCAAAGAAAGCAATAATCAATCTGCAGAAGAAGAGGAGAAGGAGAAGGAAAGGGTGCAATCACTGCACGAGCTAAGAAGAAATGTGGAGGAAGAAGGTGTGGTTGGCTTTGTACATGACTCCAAGGTTGTCATCAAACGACTCTTGGGAGGTGGTTCAAAACGTAACGTTGTCTCTATCATTGGCATGGGGGGATTGGGGAAGACCACCCTTGCCCGAAAGGTCTATAACAACAGTCAGGTGGAGCAACACTTCACGTGTCGCGCGTGGGTTTATGTGTCAAATGAGTGCAGAGTTAGGGAGCTTTTGCTTGGCCTTCTTAAGCATTTGATGCCAAATTTTGAACAACAATGCAAAGACAAGAAGAAAGGTAAAAAAAGCACTCGAGCTAGTAGTAACTTGAGTGAGGAGGAGCTGAAGAAACTAGTGCGGAACAAGTTGGAGAGTAGAAGGTATCTTGTGGTGGTAGATGACCTGTGGAAAAGGCAAGATTGGGATGAGGTGCAAGATGCTTTTCCGGACAACAATAGAGGCAGCAGAATATTGATAACTAGTCGTTTGAAAGAGGTAGCACTGCATACTTCCCATGATCTTCCTTATTATCTTCAGTTCCTGAGTGAAGAAGAAAGTTGGGAGTTGTTTTGTAGGAAAGTGTTTAGGGGTGAAGACTACCCTTCTGATTTGGAAGCTCTTGGAAAGCAAATGGTTCAAAGTTGTCGTGGTTTGCCGCTCTCCATCATTGTCTTAGCAGGGCTGCTAACCTACAAGGAAAAGTCATACAGGGAATGGTCAAAAGTGGTGGGTCATGTTAATTGGTATCTTACTCAAGATGAGACCCAAGTGAAGGACATTGTTCTCAAACTCAGCTACGACAACTTGCCAAGGAGATTAAAACCATGCTTTCTTTATCTTGGGATATTTCCGGAAGACATTGAAATCCCTGTTATGCCATTATTGCAAAAATGGGTTGCTGAGGGTTTTATACAAGATACAGGGAATAGAGACCCAGATGATGTTGCGGAAGACTACTTGTATGAGCTCATCGATCGTAGTTTGGTCCAAGTAGCAAAATTGGAGACtaatggaggtttgaagatgTGTCAGGTTCATGATCTTCTTCGAGATCTCTGCATATCAGAGAGCAAAAAGGACAAAGTTTTTGAAGTTTCCACAGATAATAAGATTCTAATCCCGACAAAAGCTCGTAGACTCTCCATTCATAGTAAGATGGATCACTACATTTCTTCAAGCAACAATGACCATTCGTGTATCTCTTCCCTATTCTTCTTGGGCCCAATTTACTATGTTCGCGAGACAGACTGGAAATGGCTTTCAAAAGGCTTCAAATTGGTTCGCGTGTTGGAGTTTGGACTAAGCGGTTGCGATAAGATCCCTTCCAATTTGGGGAACTTTATCAACTTAAGGTACTTGAGAATAGAAATAGAGTATCTTATGTTTGTTCCAACTTCAATACTTAACCTTTGGAATCTACAAACCATAGACCTAGGTCCTTCGAGGCGTGACTTTCCAATTTCTTTCCCTGTCCAAATTTGGAAACTGAAACATTTAAGGCATTTGAATACACAATGACCTATCGAGCTGTGAGGTAGAGATTCAGGAACAGATGAGAAGATGTGGAATCTTCAAACCATCTCTTCCCTTATACTTAACAGGCAAGGAATATCTCTCATAAGGAAAGGAACATTCCCCAATCTTAAGAGGATAGGATTGAGACTAGCTTTTGGATGTGAAGGTGAATTACCCAAATTATTGCAGAGCCTACAACAATTAAGTCATTTGAATAAGTTAGAGATTTTCCTCCGAGATAAGATTGATAGAAGTGTAGAGAAGTCGGTCGATGAGAGTGTGGAAAGGAACAATGGTTTCAAGAAGCAAGAACTGTTACAAAACCTGGGGCAATTGAATTGTCTAAGTGTCTTAAGCATTGTGAATGCTTTGGACCTTCTAACCCACGAGATTGCATTTCCTCCAAACATTACAGAGTTAACATTGTCAGAGATTGACTGCATTACTGATGAGGGGATGAATGGTTTGGAAAATCACACCAAACTCAAAATTTTGAGACTTTCAGGAAATGTATTTTATGATAGAGATTCTTTTGACCTGAATTGTGTGGGAGGCAGCTTCCCACAACTGGAAGTGTTTGAAATGGAATTTTTGAAGCTTGAAAAGTGGAAATTAGACAATGGTGCAATGTCGAGGCTTCAACGTGTGATCATCAACGATTGTGAAAGGTTAGATGATCTCCCACATGAACTCTGGTCTTTGAGTGGTTTGAGAAAAGTGCAGGTAATGAAACCCTCAGAAAAAATGGCTAACATGCTGCGAAATTTGGAAATAAACGATGGGATTCAAATCGTCACAGAGGATCGTCAACCTCAGATGGAGTGGATGGATTCGTTGGATTCCATAGATTTAGCTATTCTGAATATGAATTATACTAGTGAAACCGAAGAAATTTATTATAGTGAATag
- the LOC137811138 gene encoding ubiquitin carboxyl-terminal hydrolase 24: MLLFGSFTEDETRSLLSKQSSGNNEKSAEKNQLQFGSLNSVTVESNNLQNSSKASASALPSGSQKCNGVKNVSDNSSEVSGTIKENGSITNFSPSPMGIASVNEVEKKNVNCFTLLDEDGPSSKFTNLSLKDFETENLKNVQKIGSGDDSSLKFSCREPPKAPNGHTVLPVKDILPRGLINSGNLCFLNATVQALLSCSPFVHLLQQLRTRNLPKVGYPTLTAFSEFITQFDMPSTTIIRKQDTDTFESGRPFCPVMFEGVLKNFTPDVPNSVSGRPRQEDAQEFLSFVMDQMHDELLKLEGQSSSLNGTQFSFVSSVEDDEWETVGPKNKSAVTRTQSLAPSELSCIFGGQLQSMVKAKGNKPSATVQPYLLLHLDIYPDTVHTIEDALRLFSASEALEGYRASLTAKAGVVTARKSVQIVTLPKIMILHLMRFGYGSQGSTKLHKAVHFPLELVLGRDLLVSPSTEGRKYELVATITHHGREPSKGHYTADAQYPNGRWLRFDDASVFAIGTNKVLHDQAYVLFYRQL, translated from the exons ATGCTACTATTTGGGTCATTTACTGAAGATGAAACCCGATCACTGCTGTCAAAGCAGTCTTCTGGGAATAATGAAAAGTCTGCGGAGAAGAATCAGCTGCAGTTTGGTTCTCTGAATTCCGTTACTGTTGAGTCAAACAACCTGCAAAACTCATCAAAAGCATCAGCTAGTGCTCTGCCCTCTGGTTCTCAGAAATGCAATGGAGTGAAAAATGTCAGTGATAATTCATCTGAAGTGTCTGGAACAATTAAAGAGAATGGCAGCATTACCAATTTCTCCCCTAGCCCCATGGGTATCGCCAGTGTAAatgaagttgaaaaaaaaaatgtgaattgtTTTACATTACTTGATGAAGATGGCCCCTCAAGCAAGTTTACAAATTTGAGCCTAAAGGATTTTGAGACTGAAAATTTGAAGAATGTTCAAAAAATTGGCAGTGGAGATGATTCTTCATTGAAGTTCTCCTGTCGAGAGCCCCCAAAGGCACCTAATGGGCATACTGTTCTGCCTGTTAAAGATATACTGCCTCGAGGCCTTATCAACTCTGGGAATCTATGCTTTCTTAATGCTACCGTGCAGGCCCTGTTGTCATGCTCACCTTTTGTTCATCTTTTACAGCAATTAAGAACTCGCAACCTTCCTAAG GTTGGATATCCTACATTGACAGCATTTTCTGAGTTCATAACCCAATTTGATATGCCTAGCACAACTATCATAAGGAAGCAAGATACAGATACGTTTGAGTCTGGAAGGCCATTCTGCCCTGTTATGTTTGAAGGTGTTCTAAAAAATTTTACTCCAGATGTGCCAAATAGCGTTTCAGGAAGACCAAG GCAAGAAGATGCTCAGGAATTTCTGAGCTTTGTAATGGATCAAATGCATGATGAATTACTGAAGCTTGAAGGACAATCTTCTAGTCTTAATGGTACccaattttcttttgtttcttctGTGGAAGATGATGAATGGGAAACAGTGGGGCCGAAGAATAAATCTGCTGTAACAAGGACTCAAAGCCTTGCCCCATCAGAATTAAGTTGTATTTTTGGAGGACAACTTCAAAGTATGGTGAAAGCTAAAG GAAATAAACCTTCAGCGACTGTTCAACCATATCTCTTACTCCATCTTGACATCTATCCTGACACTGTACACACGATTGAGGATGCACTTCGCTTGTTTTCTGCATCAGAAGCTCTTGAAGGGTACCGGGCATCACTCACTGCAAAG GCTGGTGTGGTGACTGCAAGAAAATCTGTACAAATAGTGACACTTCCTAAAATAATGATATTGCACCTGATGCGTTTTGGTTACGGAAGCCAAGGAAGCACCAAGCTGCATAAGGCTGTGCACTTTCCTCTTGAGTTGGTATTGGGTCGTGATTTGCTTGTTTCACCATCTACTGAG GGTCGAAAGTATGAACTTGTTGCTACAATTACTCACCATGGAAGGGAGCCTTCAAAGGGCCACTACACAGCGGATGCCCAATACCCCAATGGTCGGTGGCTACGATTTGATGATGCATCTGTCTTTGCTATTGGAACAAATAAGGTGCTGCATGATCAAGCCTACGTCCTTTTCTACAGACAGCTGTGA
- the LOC137830451 gene encoding protein JINGUBANG: MNSLLTQTQLSAPMNSKSKLWTNPSSTSTSCSSCSSSSISSENDDSPFCSQRIPIVVSAFFNSHRSLAVLSGHVGSVSSLALCGEFILSASQGKDIIVWQQPDLRLFAKFGQGEGSVKALATVGNKVFTAHQDSRIRVWKVSRSSENVFKLVDSLPTTKDYLGKFMKQRNYVQTRRHHKRLWIEHADSISCLTVHNGLIYSGSWDKTLKVWRLSDLKCLESVKAHDDAINGLVACKGVVYSASADGKIKAWGRKEGKEEHCLKGVLEGHKDVSFNAVVVSEDGKWVYGGGSDGFVMGWEGNGVSESWKLVSESKAHDMAVLCMCLMGEFLCSGSADKSIGIWRREAFGKLCKVGVISGHEGPVKCLQASSSRIGGGFLLYSGSLDKSVRVWWVPRYNDAEVEDNRCTQFGTENKSILPC; the protein is encoded by the coding sequence ATGAATTCCCTCCTTACCCAAACCCAACTTTCGGCTCCAATGAATTCAAAATCCAAACTTTGGACGAACCCAAGTTCAACATCAACCAGCTGTAGCAGTTGCAGTAGCAGCAGCATCAGCAGTGAGAACGATGACAGCCCCTTTTGTTCCCAACGCATACCCATCGTTGTTTCTGCTTTTTTTAATTCTCACCGGTCACTCGCAGTTCTCTCCGGCCATGTGGGTTCTGTTTCATCTTTGGCCCTGTGCGGTGAGTTCATCCTGAGTGCATCTCAGGGTAAGGATATCATAGTCTGGCAGCAACCGGACTTGAGGCTCTTTGCGAAGTTCGGGCAAGGAGAAGGGTCGGTGAAAGCACTTGCGACGGTTGGCAACAAGGTTTTCACGGCACATCAAGATAGCAGGATCCGTGTTTGGAAGGTGTCCAGAAGCTCGGAGAACGTGTTCAAGCTTGTTGATTCTCTTCCCACGACCAAGGACTATTTGGGGAAGTTCATGAAGCAGAGGAACTATGTCCAAACTCGGAGGCACCACAAGCGTTTGTGGATTGAGCATGCGGATAGCATTTCTTGCTTGACGGTTCATAATGGGTTGATTTACTCTGGGTCGTGGGATAAGACTCTGAAGGTGTGGAGGCTCTCGGATTTGAAGTGTTTGGAGTCAGTTAAGGCTCATGATGATGCGATCAATGGGTTGGTGGCGTGTAAAGGGGTGGTGTATTCTGCTTCTGCCGATGGAAAGATTAAGGCTTGGGGGAGAAAAGAGGGGAAGGAGGAACATTGTTTGAAGGGGGTTTTGGAGGGTCATAAGGATGTTTCTTTTAATGCTGTTGTTGTTTCTGAGGATGGGAAGTGGGTTTACGGAGGAGGATCCGATGGGTTTGTGATGGGGTGGGAGGGGAATGGGGTTTCTGAGAGTTGGAAGCTGGTTTCTGAGTCCAAGGCACATGACATGGCTGTGTTGTGCATGTGTCTAATGGGGGAGTTTTTGTGCAGTGGTTCAGCGGATAAAAGCATAGGGATTTGGAGGAGAGAAGCTTTTGGTAAGCTTTGTAAAGTTGGTGTCATAAGTGGCCATGAAGGGCCTGTGAAGTGTTTGCAAGCTTCTTCTAGTAGGATTGGTGGTGGTTTTTTATTGTACAGTGGAAGCCTTGATAAAAGTGTGAGAGTTTGGTGGGTTCCAAGGTATAATGATGCAGAAGTGGAGGATAACAGATGTACACAATTTGGCACAGAGAACAAGTCCATCCTCCCATGCTAG